GTCGGATATACGGCGTTAGCTCGTCCTCCAATTTCTGTCCAATGGGACCGGATATGATTTCGTCCGGCAATTTTTCCGGTTCCGTCTGGCATGAAACCAACAATAGCAAAATGAATAGTATTTGTGCAAAATACATTAAGTTACGCAATATGATGATCTCCGATAAATGATGTGTTTTTTGGTAGTTTACAGTTTAACCGTCAAACCCAGTGATGGAACGATCGGCCACAATTCCACTTCCTCGCGATTGGGTAATCCCTGCCGGGTGAACCGGTAGCTATACCCGTAAATATTTTTAAAGTTTAACACATTGCTGACATCCAGAAACGCCACCATTCGGGCGTTGCCCATTGCGAATTCCCGGCTGAGCCGAACATCGAGCCGTTTGTATGGCGGCAAATGTTCGGAATTGATGTCGCCTTCCTCCCAAATCCAGCGATCGGCATCGGTGTCAAATTCTGGGACCAACGGGGTGTAGGCAAATCCGCTGCCGTAAAAAGCCCGGAAGTTGAATTTCCAGCCGCTGCCGAGTTGCATATCGCCAACTGCCGACAGCGTGTGACGCTGGTCGGTGTATCGCGGGAACGCGCCGCGATTGTCGTCGATTAAATCTTCTTTTGCGCTGAGCAAGCCGTAGCTCAGCCAGCCGTAAAAACGCTTCATCGACAGCACTGCGTGCAGGTCAATGCCTTTCACAAAACCGGTGGCGTCGTTCCGGCGAGTGTAAAAAATGTTGCCGTCGCCGCCGATTTCGGAATGGATCAAATCGTCGTAATCCTTGTAATAGCTTTCGATACGTAACCTGAGGTTGTCGCTGCCGTTGCCCGTGTTCAGCAAAAATCCGCGTTCGAGGCTAAAAATGTAGTGGGTTGCGCGAATCGCCTGAGTGTTCGTATCCGATGCCACCGGCGAGGCAATTTGCCGGTAAATCGGCGATTGGTAATAATGCCCCCACGCGCCGCGAACCGTCCACTCACCCAAACCGCTGTATGACGCGCTGATCCGCGGACTGATGTTCAGATCTCTGTTGATATCGAAATAATCTGCTCGCCCGCCGATGCTGAGCAGCAGCTTGTCCGATGCCTGCCAAACGTCCTCCAGATAACCCGCCAGCTTGTATGAATCCGCCCGGATTTGCTGATCCGCCGGATCGATATAATTGTTGTCGATAACGTTCACCGTCGTGTCCGGATAATTCTCAAAATCGAAGCGTTCGACAATCGTTTCCCGGTCCACCTGATCCTGCCGGTAGCGAATATCCTGATAGCTGATGCCTGCCTTAAGTTGATGAAACGGATGAATTTGCGCGTCGATATCCGATTTCATTTCCAGCGTTTTGATGCGCAAATCGTTTTCTTCGATATCATCCACATCGATTCTGTAAAAATAATTCTGGTTGGCTTCGATGGCCACATTGCGATTGAAAATTTCGTGATAGCGCTCCTCTTCCAACTGATCGTAATACGAGACTTCCGTGCGCAGCAACAGGTTTTTGCCGATAAAATTGACGCTCTGCAAATCAAACAAATTGCTGAAATAGCGCGCTTTTTCATTCTCTTCGTCGTATCGCGTTTCGGTGAGATTTGCCGGTTCGCCCTGAACCGTGCCTGTTCCGGTGAATGGACCAATCGTTTCGATCTGCGGATCGATCCGGAAATCATCGCCGGCGTGAATAAATTCGAACAGCAGCTTGTTTTTCGGCGTGATGTAAAACGAGGTAACACCCTGAATATCGTAAAATGAGGGGCGCGCGCCGTCCTCCACATCCAACATTGCGAGCACATATTCGAGATAGCTTTTGCGCAGCCCGAGAATAAACGAGCCGCGAGAACTGAGCGGTCCTTCGATGTAGCCATCGAGATTGGTCATGCTGAGCGTGGCGGCGCCGGTGTAGCGTTCCCGGTTGCCTTCGCGATATTCGATATTCAGCACAGAGCTTGCCCGATCGCCGTAACGCGCGCTGAATCCGCCGGTCATCAGGTCCACCTTGCGCATCAAATCGACGTTAAAAATGCCAATGCTGGCGTTGTCCGCTTCCTTCACGTGAAAGGGTTCATACACCTGCGCGCCGTTCACGAGCACCAGATTTTCATCAAAATTGCCGCCGCGAACGTTAAATTTTGCGCTGAATTCGTTATTGGCGGAGATGCCCGGCAACGCCTGAATGGAGCGCATCACGTCCGGAACAATGCTGGATATCTCGCGCACCCGCTCGCTTTGCAGCGATGTGCTGCTCACCTGCGCAGCTTCGCCATCACCGGGATTGGTGTAAACGGTCACTTCCTGCAGCAAAACGCCGGTCGGGATGAGCGCGATACTCAGGGTTTTCCCGCCATCCGCAACGGTAATTGGCGCGGTTTCGGTTTTGTATCCGATAAAGCTGAATTGCAATTGATAATCGCCATTTGCCAGCGAAAGAGAGAATTGCCCGTTTTCGCCGGCGGATGTGCCGATCGATTGCCCGAGCACTTCCACATTGGCAAAACCCAGCGGTTCGTTGGTGGATTGATCGCGAATAACACCCGAAACCGGAAAGGTTTGCGCGTGCAGCGTAATCGGGAAAATACCTGTAAAAATGATAAAAAATAGTAGGACGAAGCGGTTGTTTTTCATGGATTTGTCCGGGTAATTGTTGCCGATAAATCGCTATGAAGCGTATGGAATATACGGCAAATAATACGCCGGAATACCGGGAATGTTGCGAAAAGGGAAGGACGGCCATGTCTATTGTAAAAAGTAAAAATGTCGGGGCGGGTCAGCGCCGCGCCTCGACATTTTTTTCATTCAATCATCAATTTATTCAACCGGCTTCAGGAAATTGTCAATCGCATAGTTGCCGATGGTTGTGCCGAGTCTGTTGCCTTCAACCGAGTCGTAGCGAAAATGGATGCCGAGATACACCCGCGACATCGAGCATTCCATCGCGGCGGATGAAAAACTGGTGAATGAACGGGTTGGCGGATGCATCTCGATTTTTGGGGAAAACGGACCGGATTCATCCACCATTTTCGTGGTCATCGTGAAAGCATACGCATCGCCAAAAGTATTGGCGAGTGCAGACATCGCCGCAGCGCTGGCGCAACCATGCGCGGACGGATACGATGGAAATGCATACGTATGTTTGTGTAAATTATTCCAATCGGTTTCCGGCTCCGTATCGGGATTGCCGTCGTTTTCCGCCCAGCGAATGGCAGTGTATGGTCGCCAGTGGTTGTAAAAAAATTTGTTGTCAAAAACGTTGATGTAGGCATCGTAAATGCTCATGTTGAGCAGGGCAAACATTCGCGCCGTTTTCCACAAATTGAGATGCGCTTTCATTGTGAGATCGCGGGCGAGGCGGTTGTGCGAATTTTCCACGAAATCTTTCCACCACATCGCAAAATGCGCCTGATCCGCAGTGCGGGTTTTGCTGTCATTTCTGCCGACTTCCTTCACTTCATCGAAGGCTTTTGTATATGCATCGCTGGTGATTTCCGGCGGTGGCGGCGAGCGAAACTGATCCGGTGATTTGAGCATAAACGGCTTTGCCACTGCCCAACCCGCGCCAAAAACAAATCCTTCCGGCGTACCGCTGTGTTCATTAAATTCGGCGTAAACACCCGGACCCATCGGGTGCCATTGGTATTCCGCTTCGCCGTTCCAGCCATCACTTTTCCGCAATTCGAGAATGGTTGCTGCAGTTGCCTTTCCAAGTTCAATCCCGGCAGTTTTTGCCGGGCTTTCCTCGATGTCATTCAGCCAGATGTTTAATTCCGCTGCCATATCTGCGCGTTTATCCGGGTATTGATCAACCGCGATTTCAAATGCTGCCTGGGCTGCCGCCGCCATCGGATCAGCATCCCTTGTTTCGCCGGAGAAAGCATATCGGGAATACACCGGATGGATGGTATTTAGCGCATCGTGGATGGCGATGCTCATCATCGCAGTTGATCGTAACCCTTTTAATGTCAAGAGTTTATCATCATCTACTGCCGTTGCCATAATCCGTTCATTCCACGATGCAACAATATCTCCGCTGTAATCCGAAACGACTGTTTTTTCCTGAGCGCAACCTGAAAAAAATATCAGGCTTACGAAAACAATAGCACATTTGCTCCAACTGATGTTGACATAATAATTCATCCAAAAGCCTCCTCAGTGAATGAAGTTTTTGATTTTTTCGATGACGAATCGGGATAAACGATCGGGTGCTTTCAATAGTGGCAGAGAAAAACGCGCAGGAGGTTTGAAGCTATATTTTTGCCAGAATGCAATGCGTTTTGAATGGAATGCGAACGCCGGTGGCAGTTTTGAAATTGGCTAATTGTTGATCGAGTGCAGAAACCACAGCTTGCTGTTTTTCGCCGGTTGCGGCATAAAATCCGGTTGCCATCGGCGTTGCGCTGATGTGTTTCGGCACAAAATTTTGTAATTCCGGTAAATCTAAATCCAGTTGTTGAGGTGCGATCTGTAGCCGGGAAAAACCGTTCTGGGTGAGGAGATTGCGAATGTCGTCAGCAGCAGATAATTGAAATGCGGCAGATAATCCAGTTGATATTTCACTGCCAATATAATCAGAAATCGCCCCGATGAGAACCGAAAAATAGAGATTTTCAGCAATATCGCACCACAAACTGATTGCCAAACGCCCCTCCGGTTTCAGCACGCGCCGCATTTCTCGGAGCGCCGCATCGCGATGTTTTACAAACTGCAAACACTGCGCGCACAAAATGACATCGATGCTGTGATCGGGAAAAGGCAGTTTTTCGGCGCTGCTTTCGTGCCATTGGATGTGCTCGCCAATTGCCGATGTCAACGATTTCGCAACACTCAGCATCCCGGCATTTATGTCCACACCGATGATCCGTCCGGCACTTTTCATTTTTTCTGCTGCGTAACGCGCCGCAATGCCGGTACCACAGCCGATATCGAGAACGGTTTCCCCGGGTTGCACATCTGCAAAATCAACCAGCGCTTTTGCCGCCGGACCGAGAATTACCGGAACGAGGATTTCCTCATACTTTTCCGCTGCATCCGTTGCCAATTGCCATTGGGTTGAAGCTTGCATTTTGTCCTCCAAAAATAGTTCTGAAAAGATATAATGAAAATAGCAAATAAGGAATGATTACACCACTCCACAAAGATGTGGGGAGGAGTGAAGTGTTTGGGTGTTAATGTGTGGACGTGTTATCGTAAAATGTGTTAAATTGTCTGGCATTTATATATCAAAAAAACAACATGTTAACACCTAAACAGTTAAACACACAACAGGTGATCCATTTTTCAGCGCTGTTCGTAAAATGATTTCAGCACGTCAAAAGCCAATTTCTTCTCGCCTTTTTCGGAGAGCAATCCTTTGCGATTCCAGCCGTCCTGAATGCCGGGGAGCGGGCGACGCGGTGAGCGAAAATCGACCAGAATCCACGGTGAAAATCCCTGCAGTTGATCGATGTTTTCGATCATTTTCAGCGTTTCGGTGTAAAGATAGGCTTGATATTCTTCCGTCCAGCGCGTCAATTTGTCACCGTGATGGCCATATTTGGCGCCCGCGCCAAATTCGGATATCAGCACCGGTTTGTTTTGGGTGATTTCCCAGCGAATGCTGCGGGCTTTGTCCGGCAGCCCGTCATACCAGCCGATGTATTGGTTGAAACTGAGCACATCCACCACCGCCGCAAACGGATCATCGATGGTGCGGGTGTTCGGCTTGCCCTCCACATTTCGCTGCTCCAGCGCCGC
This genomic window from Calditrichia bacterium contains:
- a CDS encoding TonB-dependent receptor is translated as MKNNRFVLLFFIIFTGIFPITLHAQTFPVSGVIRDQSTNEPLGFANVEVLGQSIGTSAGENGQFSLSLANGDYQLQFSFIGYKTETAPITVADGGKTLSIALIPTGVLLQEVTVYTNPGDGEAAQVSSTSLQSERVREISSIVPDVMRSIQALPGISANNEFSAKFNVRGGNFDENLVLVNGAQVYEPFHVKEADNASIGIFNVDLMRKVDLMTGGFSARYGDRASSVLNIEYREGNRERYTGAATLSMTNLDGYIEGPLSSRGSFILGLRKSYLEYVLAMLDVEDGARPSFYDIQGVTSFYITPKNKLLFEFIHAGDDFRIDPQIETIGPFTGTGTVQGEPANLTETRYDEENEKARYFSNLFDLQSVNFIGKNLLLRTEVSYYDQLEEERYHEIFNRNVAIEANQNYFYRIDVDDIEENDLRIKTLEMKSDIDAQIHPFHQLKAGISYQDIRYRQDQVDRETIVERFDFENYPDTTVNVIDNNYIDPADQQIRADSYKLAGYLEDVWQASDKLLLSIGGRADYFDINRDLNISPRISASYSGLGEWTVRGAWGHYYQSPIYRQIASPVASDTNTQAIRATHYIFSLERGFLLNTGNGSDNLRLRIESYYKDYDDLIHSEIGGDGNIFYTRRNDATGFVKGIDLHAVLSMKRFYGWLSYGLLSAKEDLIDDNRGAFPRYTDQRHTLSAVGDMQLGSGWKFNFRAFYGSGFAYTPLVPEFDTDADRWIWEEGDINSEHLPPYKRLDVRLSREFAMGNARMVAFLDVSNVLNFKNIYGYSYRFTRQGLPNREEVELWPIVPSLGLTVKL
- a CDS encoding vanadium-dependent haloperoxidase; protein product: MNYYVNISWSKCAIVFVSLIFFSGCAQEKTVVSDYSGDIVASWNERIMATAVDDDKLLTLKGLRSTAMMSIAIHDALNTIHPVYSRYAFSGETRDADPMAAAAQAAFEIAVDQYPDKRADMAAELNIWLNDIEESPAKTAGIELGKATAATILELRKSDGWNGEAEYQWHPMGPGVYAEFNEHSGTPEGFVFGAGWAVAKPFMLKSPDQFRSPPPPEITSDAYTKAFDEVKEVGRNDSKTRTADQAHFAMWWKDFVENSHNRLARDLTMKAHLNLWKTARMFALLNMSIYDAYINVFDNKFFYNHWRPYTAIRWAENDGNPDTEPETDWNNLHKHTYAFPSYPSAHGCASAAAMSALANTFGDAYAFTMTTKMVDESGPFSPKIEMHPPTRSFTSFSSAAMECSMSRVYLGIHFRYDSVEGNRLGTTIGNYAIDNFLKPVE
- a CDS encoding methyltransferase domain-containing protein, encoding MQASTQWQLATDAAEKYEEILVPVILGPAAKALVDFADVQPGETVLDIGCGTGIAARYAAEKMKSAGRIIGVDINAGMLSVAKSLTSAIGEHIQWHESSAEKLPFPDHSIDVILCAQCLQFVKHRDAALREMRRVLKPEGRLAISLWCDIAENLYFSVLIGAISDYIGSEISTGLSAAFQLSAADDIRNLLTQNGFSRLQIAPQQLDLDLPELQNFVPKHISATPMATGFYAATGEKQQAVVSALDQQLANFKTATGVRIPFKTHCILAKI